The segment GGATTCCAAAAAAGGGGAATATAATAAAGAAGAGAATATTTTGGAGGATTCAAAATGGCAGATGCAGAAGATCCGATTCAAGAGATAAAGAAGGCAGTTAAAGAGGAAAAGCTCATAATCGGTGCAAAGGAAGTAATGAGAATGCTTAGGCTTGGAAAGGCGAAGAAGATATTCCTCGCAGCCAACCCTGCAAGAAGGATAGAAAATGACATTAGCAGCCACGCGCAGATATTCAACTGCCCTGTTGAGAAGCTGGAAGTGCCAAACGATGAGCTTGGCACAATATGCAAGAGGCAGTTCCTGATTTCTGTT is part of the Candidatus Woesearchaeota archaeon genome and harbors:
- a CDS encoding ribosomal L7Ae/L30e/S12e/Gadd45 family protein; protein product: MADAEDPIQEIKKAVKEEKLIIGAKEVMRMLRLGKAKKIFLAANPARRIENDISSHAQIFNCPVEKLEVPNDELGTICKRQFLISVVAVPK